TTACTTACTTGCATGTCATTAGAAGATTTAAAACTCGAGGAAATAATATGGTACGAAAATGtgtcaattaattttcttctttcataaACATAATTTCACTCATTCACCTTAATCTCTGTCATTATTTgattagaaaacaatttcgcCGAATATTCACACGGTAAAACACACGAGAAAATAGCACAATCGATTTTACACGCTCCAAGAGAACCCTTCTTCCACGAAAAAGTCCTGACGTGCAACTATAGCAATACTTTCCATCGCCAGAATCGATTTTTCGAATGCACGCATGCCGTTTGGACTCCCTTACTGTCTATATTTTCTATCTATGTCGAAAGTAGCGACGGTCATGCGCAGCTTTTTTACCATTGCTGCGTTCGACAATATGTACCAGTCGTTCTCGCGCCTTCGAGACGGTAATATGGCCAAGATCGTTAACATTCCCTGGTCGAACGTGAATTGCGAGGGAGACATAGTTAATACGTTGATATGGAACCGATGGCTATTGCGGGTTCTCGGGATCTGGCCGCTAGTATATCCAAACACGACGAAGATCGAGAAGATCATCGCGATGTTCTCATTCGTTCTGTGCTGGATTGTTCTCAGCCTATTTCTCGTACTCACGAGCATCTACACCTTCTCAGAGCGAAGTATCATGCGCGAGAAGATGAAAATGCTGGGTCCGCTAGGCTACGTGTTTTTCTCCATGCTGAAATACTTCTTCTTGGTGGCGCGTCACAAGAGCATCCGGCAATGCGTGCAAGTACTCAGTGCAGACTGGCGCAGAGTCGAAGAGGACGATCACCGGGAGATCATGATGAGGGGCGCGGAGAAAGGCCATTTGCTGTCCAAGTTTTGCATAGCGTTCATGTACTGCGGGGGTCTATCTTACAACACGATAATGCCATTTCTGTCGCAAACATCCGAGCAGAACGTCACTGTACGACCGATGGCTTATCTCGGCTTCGATATCCTCttcaatttgcaattaatgCCGGTTTACGTGTTTGCCTTCTGCCTGCAATGCGTTACCGGTATCGTCATGTTCAACATTACCACGGTGGTTTGTTGTTTAGCAGCTATGTTCGTGGCTCACGCGTGCGGCCAGGTTGACATCGTGCTAGCGCGGGTGAAAAGCCTCGTCAAGGGAGAGAAACGCAACCGCGTACAGTTTGAACAATGTATGGCCATTATTGTGCAACATCACGTGCGGGTGTTGAGGTGAGTGCTCTGCTTCGCCACCTGTTGCATATCGCAATACAACAGGAGAATTATCCGTATGTTTTCATGGGACAGTTTGCGTGAGAATGTAAAGCCTGTATTTcgttaatttataatagtttACCAGAAATATTAGACATGTACGAATCTGTTCAAAATGTTTTCAATTGATAAAAACATAGTCTTCTTCATTTGGAAGAAAACAGGCTAAAATATTCTGCAGATTTTCAGCCAACATCGAGGATACTTTGCGCGAGATATGTCTGGTCGAGTTTGTAGGAACGACATTGATAATGTGTTTAATAGAGTATTCCTTGATTACGGTAATGTAACGTTTCgtacatttcaaataataatgaaacaattttaataaatgttaataaattttaataaatattcctcgatataattatcgataattttctatatcatATTCACAGGAATGGAACAATAGTGACAGCATAGCAattcttacgtactttttcttatttgtttCATTCGCTTTCAACATCTTCATGTTCTGTCACATTGGTGAGCTGCTAACAGAGCAGGtgtatatcttttaattttttgatacTGAAATAATGttctataatttcattttgacCGATTCTCATTTAAGTTAAGTATTTGACGTAACTCtcaagtatataaaattgaatatctaGTGCATCAAAGTCGGGTATACTTCGTACAAGATCGAGTGGTATGAATTGCCGGGCAAAGCTGCTCTTGATCTTATGTTCATGATCACAATGTCTCGTCATCCGGTACAAATTACTGCTGGGAAATTAATAAGTCTTTCTTTCACTAATTTTGGCAATGTAAGTACGATTCATTATGTGTATTGAAAACAAGAACACAATCGTGCACTAAAAATGAGTGATTAAAAATTCAAGTGACTTCACAAAAGATgcctttaaaatattaaattgtttatatcttgaatattttacaGGTTCTAAAAACCTCGGTTGCATACATGAATTTAATTCGAACTGCTCTTTGACACATACAAAAGCATTGGCAAAGTgtcaaatatacaattattcaGATCACAGCCCTCGCCTCTGGTAAAAAAGCAATTTACGATAAATAAACATCATTAAGATAAAATGTATGCATATTGAATACATCATTTAATGCACAAACGATCTATTgtctattaaaaattgataatcttataaaaaatcaaatatgaagtaattattaaaaaggataaaaatattctgctcTTACTTGTATGTcgttaaatgatttaaaactcgagaaagtaatatattataaaaatgtaacaatcaatttttctcctttcgtaaatgtataattttattctttcattCTCAGCAGTCATTATTTGATTAACAAAAGTTCACCGAATATTCAGGTTAAAAACACGGGAAAGTAGCACAATCGATTTTACACACTCCAAGAAAAACTTTTCTCACACGAAAAAATCCTGACATGCAATTGTAGCAATACTTCCCGCTGCCAGAATCGATTTTTCTaacgcacgcatgcatgccacctgtctctctttctaccAATACTTTGTTGAAAGCATCTGCGACGTGCAACCATATGCTTTTTTTACTGTCGTCGCGCTCGATGTACACTAGTTTTCCTCGATGATATCAAGATCGCTAACATCCCCTGCGAGAGAGatatactttaatttttgttttatgtgGAGCCGATGGATATTGTGAATCCTCGGGATCTGACTGCTCGTGTAGCATTTCTCGTGTGGACATTTTAATGATCGAGAAAATCCTTCTTGCGACGATCTTTTTCACGTTTTGCTGGTCCACGCTCAATTTCGTCCTAATTCCCATGACCATTTTCATGCTCTCGAGCCAGAGCACCGCGACAAAATAAAGATGCTCAGTCCGCTGAGTTAGGTGATCATGTCGATATTGAATTACTTCTtcttaatcaaatttatttatctaacgTAGAGCAAACtgttttgtacatatataatagaatttaaaataagATTATACGTCAAAATTTATGCATATTAGTGACGCAcccacactgagaaaaaaatgtaattgatcttacgaaatgttttgtcacgggctgccaacaaaatatatacttatttcaacaagttatatattgaatcaaatatataattgttggattataattctcatatgtGTGATTACACATCCATATCCataatccaagaactacatatttgtttcaatatataacttgttgaaataagtatatattttgttggcagcccgtgacaaaacatttcgtaagatcaattacatttttttctcagtgcatatattcatttcccttctttcgcTGTTCGCATAGCCGTTGAATCATTTATGTATCACATAAGCAACGCTAACATTTTTTTCGACTTCTTTATGCAACAAATGCCAACACATATTTGAAATC
The Ooceraea biroi isolate clonal line C1 chromosome 12, Obir_v5.4, whole genome shotgun sequence DNA segment above includes these coding regions:
- the LOC105282245 gene encoding odorant receptor 43a, encoding MYQSFSRLRDGNMAKIVNIPWSNVNCEGDIVNTLIWNRWLLRVLGIWPLVYPNTTKIEKIIAMFSFVLCWIVLSLFLVLTSIYTFSERSIMREKMKMLGPLGYVFFSMLKYFFLVARHKSIRQCVQVLSADWRRVEEDDHREIMMRGAEKGHLLSKFCIAFMYCGGLSYNTIMPFLSQTSEQNVTVRPMAYLGFDILFNLQLMPVYVFAFCLQCVTGIVMFNITTVVCCLAAMFVAHACGQVDIVLARVKSLVKGEKRNRVQFEQCMAIIVQHHVRVLRFSANIEDTLREICLVEFVGTTLIMCLIEYSLITEWNNSDSIAILTYFFLFVSFAFNIFMFCHIGELLTEQCIKVGYTSYKIEWYELPGKAALDLMFMITMSRHPVQITAGKLISLSFTNFGNVLKTSVAYMNLIRTAL